A genomic stretch from Mycobacterium cookii includes:
- a CDS encoding adenylate/guanylate cyclase domain-containing protein: MPETSYAMCGDLSLAYQVFGDGPVELIIVEPFVSHLELAWTLPQFKAFLDQLATFCRVAVFDKAGVGLSDPVSKVRTLEERAAELEAVMDAVGFGQAVVTGLSDGGPVAMMFAATRPERVRALILHGTIAYWSFTGWEDMDRDPAELRSRFLAELGDEYTPSIEQLARFQEGGRAVRSGWGSGAAASLSAPSFRSTRQLAMLERMCASPGMARASFEAAFLTDVRPILPTLTTPTLVIHAREDNVVPVQGGRYLADHIPGARYLEVEGVDHAPFLTEPDKILAGVEEFLTGSHAAPAQSHRALRTVLFTDIVASTQHAAASGDEQWRAVLHRFGEITADLTERFGGKVVKSTGDGHLATFDGPTQAIRCAEALRDDAETLSIQIRAGIHTGECELLDADIGGIAVHIAARILGQAGGGEILVSRTVRDLVVGSGTGFEDRGSVELRGVPGTWQLLAVNRHGPRAGSAEAELASMPTPGRRTTMRRSDRVVEVIAMRAPWLVRGLARVAPVTDRRKTARVIALGNVLNS, from the coding sequence ATGCCGGAAACGTCATACGCCATGTGCGGCGATCTCAGCCTGGCGTATCAGGTATTCGGCGACGGGCCGGTCGAGCTGATCATCGTCGAGCCGTTTGTCAGCCACCTCGAGCTGGCCTGGACCCTGCCCCAATTCAAAGCGTTCCTTGATCAGCTCGCCACGTTCTGCCGCGTTGCCGTGTTCGACAAGGCCGGGGTCGGCCTGTCGGACCCGGTGTCAAAAGTTCGCACGCTGGAGGAGCGAGCGGCCGAGCTCGAGGCTGTCATGGATGCGGTCGGCTTCGGGCAGGCCGTCGTGACCGGTCTGAGTGACGGTGGACCGGTCGCCATGATGTTCGCGGCAACGCGGCCCGAGCGAGTGCGGGCGCTGATCCTTCACGGCACTATCGCGTATTGGAGCTTTACGGGATGGGAAGACATGGATCGCGACCCGGCCGAGCTGCGGTCGCGATTCCTTGCCGAACTGGGCGATGAATACACGCCGTCGATCGAGCAGCTCGCCCGCTTCCAGGAAGGCGGCCGCGCCGTGCGCTCCGGGTGGGGAAGCGGTGCGGCAGCCAGCCTCAGCGCTCCGTCGTTCCGGTCGACGCGCCAGCTCGCGATGTTGGAGCGCATGTGCGCGAGTCCGGGGATGGCGCGGGCGTCATTCGAAGCGGCGTTTCTGACCGACGTGCGGCCGATCTTGCCCACTCTCACCACGCCAACCCTGGTCATCCACGCCCGCGAAGACAACGTGGTTCCGGTGCAGGGCGGCCGGTATCTCGCCGACCACATCCCGGGCGCGCGGTACCTGGAGGTCGAGGGTGTGGACCACGCACCCTTTTTAACCGAGCCTGACAAGATCCTGGCCGGGGTCGAGGAGTTCCTCACCGGCAGCCATGCTGCGCCGGCGCAGTCACATCGTGCCCTGCGCACCGTGCTGTTCACCGATATCGTCGCGTCGACGCAACACGCCGCAGCGAGCGGCGACGAGCAATGGCGGGCGGTGCTGCACCGCTTTGGTGAGATCACTGCCGACCTCACGGAACGATTCGGTGGAAAGGTGGTCAAAAGCACCGGCGACGGCCACCTCGCCACGTTCGACGGCCCGACGCAGGCCATCCGCTGCGCCGAGGCCCTGCGCGATGACGCCGAGACACTGAGCATCCAGATCCGCGCTGGCATCCACACCGGCGAGTGTGAACTGCTGGACGCGGACATCGGAGGAATCGCGGTACACATCGCGGCGCGGATCCTCGGCCAGGCCGGGGGCGGTGAAATCCTCGTCTCCCGCACCGTGCGTGACCTGGTGGTCGGCTCGGGCACCGGCTTCGAGGACCGCGGCAGCGTCGAGCTGCGTGGCGTGCCCGGCACTTGGCAGCTGCTGGCGGTCAACCGCCACGGCCCGCGGGCGGGATCGGCCGAGGCGGAACTGGCGTCAATGCCCACTCCTGGCCGTCGGACGACGATGCGCCGATCGGATCGCGTTGTCGAGGTGATCGCGATGCGCGCACCGTGGCTTGTGCGCGGGCTGGCCCGCGTCGCCCCGGTCACCGATCGCAGAAAAACAGCCCGAGTCATCGCGCTCGGAAATGTTCTCAATAGTTGA
- a CDS encoding MspA family porin, with translation MTRVAVAVRRAAVLAVCLVMSATTAPFTGADPNPAPAPPDAAPPADGRVPSGNPATVNTPDGWNLLLGARDEMQIPVAPLTTAVSSREYLASGTFFAWLKGPEEPRGVLEVGYEIGCGIDMSTSNGVTMAGSAGVNPGVGFPLTGGFIPLVTVPVNGVITVGLKPGLVIVVPVDKKEFKGANPWVMINKFHVKIDGCVGQSFIRSYATLTRQTDQSDVVLSYVGVTKAV, from the coding sequence ATGACACGAGTGGCCGTGGCCGTTCGGCGCGCTGCGGTTCTTGCTGTCTGCCTCGTCATGTCTGCGACCACAGCGCCTTTCACAGGCGCTGACCCCAACCCTGCTCCTGCCCCACCCGATGCGGCGCCACCGGCCGACGGACGGGTGCCCTCGGGCAATCCGGCAACTGTCAACACTCCCGACGGCTGGAACCTGCTCCTCGGCGCAAGGGACGAGATGCAAATTCCGGTTGCGCCGTTGACCACCGCGGTCTCGTCTCGCGAATACCTCGCGAGCGGAACATTCTTCGCTTGGCTGAAGGGACCGGAGGAGCCTCGAGGCGTCCTCGAGGTGGGTTACGAGATCGGCTGCGGAATCGATATGAGCACATCCAACGGCGTCACGATGGCGGGTAGCGCGGGCGTCAACCCGGGCGTCGGCTTCCCGTTGACCGGTGGCTTTATTCCGTTGGTCACCGTCCCGGTCAACGGCGTGATCACCGTGGGGCTCAAGCCCGGCCTGGTGATCGTGGTGCCGGTGGACAAGAAGGAGTTCAAGGGAGCAAATCCGTGGGTCATGATCAACAAGTTCCACGTCAAGATCGACGGATGCGTGGGCCAGTCGTTCATTCGCTCCTACGCGACGCTGACCCGACAGACCGACCAATCCGACGTCGTGCTGTCCTACGTCGGCGTCACGAAAGCCGTCTGA
- a CDS encoding zinc-dependent metalloprotease, which translates to MSTVEDMADLPFGFSAGDDPDRDKRRDDDAASGSGSADPFGLGGLGGEFNMADLGQIFTRLGQMFSGAGSAMGTSTSGPVNYDLARQLASSSIGFVAPIPAGTRDAISDAVRLAETWLDGVTALPAGTTKAVAWTPNDWVDHTLETWKRLCDPMAQQIATVWASSLPEEARSMAGPLLSMMSQMGGMAFGSQLGQALARLAREVLTSTDIGLPLGPKGIAALLPDAIESFADGLEQSRSEIVTFLAAREAAHHRLFSHVPWLSSQLLGAVEAYAKGMKIDMHGIEELARDFNPASLNDPAAVEQLLTQGVFEPKATPEQTQALERLETLLALIEGWVQTTVDAALGERIPGAAALGETLRRRRATGGPAEQTFATLVGLELRPRKLREAAALWDRLTQAAGVDARDAIWQHPDLLPDSEDLDDPAGFIDRVIGGDTSGIDEAIAQFERDADRGPGDGPDGPVES; encoded by the coding sequence ATGAGTACCGTTGAGGACATGGCTGACCTGCCTTTCGGATTCTCCGCCGGAGATGACCCGGACCGCGACAAGCGCCGGGATGACGATGCCGCTTCCGGCTCGGGATCCGCCGACCCGTTCGGTCTGGGCGGCCTCGGCGGCGAATTCAACATGGCCGACCTGGGCCAGATCTTCACCCGCCTCGGACAGATGTTCAGCGGCGCCGGCTCGGCGATGGGCACCAGCACCTCCGGACCGGTCAACTACGACCTGGCCCGGCAACTGGCGTCAAGCTCGATCGGGTTCGTGGCGCCGATTCCGGCCGGTACCCGCGATGCGATCAGCGACGCCGTCCGTCTCGCCGAGACCTGGCTGGATGGGGTGACCGCGCTGCCCGCGGGCACCACGAAGGCCGTCGCCTGGACGCCCAACGACTGGGTGGACCACACGCTGGAGACTTGGAAGCGGCTGTGCGATCCGATGGCTCAGCAGATCGCCACCGTGTGGGCGTCGTCGCTGCCCGAAGAGGCCAGGAGCATGGCCGGCCCACTGCTGTCGATGATGTCGCAGATGGGCGGCATGGCGTTCGGCTCGCAGCTCGGCCAGGCGCTGGCCAGACTGGCCCGCGAGGTCTTGACGTCGACCGACATCGGATTGCCGTTGGGGCCCAAGGGTATTGCCGCGCTTTTGCCGGACGCCATCGAGTCGTTCGCCGACGGCCTCGAGCAGTCCCGCAGTGAGATCGTCACGTTCCTGGCGGCTCGTGAGGCTGCCCATCACCGGTTGTTCAGTCATGTGCCGTGGCTGTCCAGCCAGTTGCTCGGCGCCGTCGAGGCCTACGCCAAGGGCATGAAGATCGACATGCACGGCATCGAGGAGTTGGCCCGCGACTTCAACCCCGCGTCGCTGAACGATCCGGCCGCCGTCGAGCAGCTGCTGACCCAGGGCGTCTTCGAGCCCAAGGCCACCCCCGAGCAGACCCAGGCTCTAGAGCGGCTCGAAACCTTGCTGGCGCTGATCGAAGGCTGGGTGCAGACCACCGTCGATGCGGCGCTGGGCGAACGGATCCCCGGCGCGGCCGCACTGGGCGAGACGTTGCGCCGCCGCCGGGCCACCGGCGGGCCGGCCGAACAGACCTTTGCCACACTGGTCGGCCTGGAGCTGCGGCCCCGCAAGCTTCGCGAGGCCGCAGCGCTATGGGACCGGCTGACCCAAGCCGCGGGCGTCGATGCCCGCGACGCCATCTGGCAACACCCCGATCTGCTGCCCGACTCCGAGGATCTCGACGACCCGGCCGGTTTCATCGACCGCGTCATCGGCGGCGACACCAGCGGGATCGACGAGGCGATCGCCCAGTTCGAGCGCGACGCTGATCGGGGCCCCGGCGACGGCCCCGACGGTCCTGTGGAGAGCTGA
- a CDS encoding YlbL family protein — translation MNRRILTLLVALVPIMVFGVLLAAVTVPYVSLGPGPAFDTLGEVDGKQVVDIKGTQTHPTTGHLDMTTVSQRDELSLAEALTLWLSGQEQLMPRDLVYPPGSSREDIDKANDADFKQSEHNAEFAALGYLKYPQAVTVVVVSEPGPAVNKLQAGDSITAVNGTPVADVDQFTSFLKHTKPGQSVSVGFRRKNAPPGVAQITLGKHPDKDYGLVGVSVTDAPWAPFSVDFNLANVGGPSAGLMFSLAVIDKLTTGNLAGSKFVAGTGTIKPDGEVGRIGGIVHKMSAARDAGATVFLVPAENCYEANSDKVPGLQLVKVDNLGGAVEALHAVTAGKQPPSC, via the coding sequence GTGAACAGGCGGATTCTGACGCTGTTGGTGGCGCTGGTCCCGATCATGGTTTTCGGTGTGCTGCTCGCCGCGGTGACGGTGCCGTATGTGTCGCTGGGTCCGGGTCCGGCGTTCGACACGCTCGGCGAGGTCGACGGCAAACAGGTGGTCGACATCAAGGGCACTCAGACTCATCCGACCACGGGCCACCTGGATATGACGACGGTGTCCCAGCGCGACGAACTCAGCCTGGCCGAAGCGCTGACGTTGTGGCTGTCCGGCCAGGAACAACTGATGCCGCGCGATTTGGTCTACCCGCCGGGGTCGTCGCGGGAGGACATCGACAAAGCCAACGACGCCGATTTCAAGCAGTCCGAGCACAACGCGGAGTTCGCGGCCCTGGGTTATCTGAAGTACCCGCAGGCGGTGACGGTGGTGGTGGTCAGCGAGCCTGGGCCGGCGGTGAACAAGCTGCAGGCCGGTGACTCCATTACGGCGGTCAATGGCACGCCGGTCGCCGACGTCGACCAGTTCACCTCCTTTCTGAAGCACACCAAACCCGGACAGTCGGTTTCCGTCGGCTTTCGTCGCAAAAACGCGCCGCCCGGGGTCGCCCAGATCACGCTGGGCAAGCACCCGGACAAGGATTACGGCCTGGTCGGCGTCTCGGTGACCGACGCCCCGTGGGCGCCGTTCTCGGTCGACTTCAACCTCGCCAATGTGGGCGGACCCTCAGCAGGTCTGATGTTCAGCCTGGCCGTCATCGACAAACTCACGACAGGCAACTTGGCCGGCTCGAAGTTCGTCGCCGGCACCGGCACCATCAAGCCGGACGGCGAAGTGGGCCGCATCGGCGGGATCGTGCACAAGATGAGCGCGGCTCGCGATGCCGGGGCGACGGTCTTTCTGGTGCCGGCCGAGAACTGCTACGAGGCGAACTCTGACAAGGTGCCTGGTCTGCAGTTGGTGAAGGTCGACAATCTCGGTGGCGCAGTGGAGGCGCTGCACGCCGTCACCGCAGGCAAGCAACCGCCGAGTTGTTGA
- a CDS encoding UPF0182 family protein, with amino-acid sequence MGMRPAARMPKLTRRSRTLIAVALTAIGLLLIGPRLIDAYVDWLWFGELGYRSVFSTVLVTRLIVFVVIGLLVGGIVFGGLALAYRTRPVFVPSNGNDPVARYRTVVMARLPVIGAGVPVAIGLLAGIVAQTYWVRIQLFLHGGDFGVRDPQFGKDLGFYAFELPFYRLVLSFLFVALFLAFVANLLAHYIFGGIRLSGRTGALSRSARIQLVSLVGTLVLLKAVAYWLDRYELLSHTRAGKPFTGAGYTDINAVLPAKLILLAIALICAIAVFSAIVLRDLRIPSIGLVLLLLSSMIVGAAWPLIVEQISVKPNAAQKEREYISRSIGATRQAYGLTEDVVTYRDYSGDSQATAEQVASDRATTANIRLLDPTIISPAFTQFQQGKNFYYFPDQLSIDRYRDRDGTLRDYVVAARELNPDHLIDNQRDWINRHTVFTHGNGFIASPANTVRGIANDPNQNGGYPEFRASVVGANGSVLSPGPAPLDQPRVYYGPVISSTPADYAIVGKNGVDREYDYETNTETKNYTYTGSGGVPLGGWLSRSVFAAKFAERNFLFSNVIGSNSKILFNRDPAQRVEAVAPWLTTDSGVYPAIVNKRLVWILDGYTTLDNYPYSELTSLSSATADSTEVAFNRLAPDKQVSYIRNSVKATVDAYDGTVTLYQQDERDPVLKAWMKVFPGTVKPKSDITAELSAHLRYPEDLFKVQRMLLAKYHVNDPVTFFSTSDFWDVPLDPNPTASSYQPPYYIVAKDIAKGDNSASFQLTTAMNRFKRDYLAAYISASSDPENYGKITVLTIPGQVNGPKLANNAITTDTAVSQDLGVIGRDNQNRIKWGNLLTLPVAKGGLLYVEPVYASPGASDAASSYPRLIRVAMMYNDKIGYGPTVGDALTGLFGPGAGATAAGIAPTEPAAPAGSPPPEGSPPTPPPAAAAIPPPGGAVTLSPAKAAALKDIESALGTAREAQKNGDFAAYGSALQRLDDAINKYNNTK; translated from the coding sequence GTGGGGATGCGGCCTGCCGCCAGAATGCCGAAGCTGACTCGACGTAGCCGGACCCTCATCGCGGTCGCGCTGACCGCGATCGGCCTGCTGCTCATCGGCCCGCGACTGATCGACGCCTACGTGGACTGGCTCTGGTTCGGCGAGCTGGGTTACCGTTCGGTGTTCTCGACCGTCCTGGTGACCCGGTTGATCGTGTTTGTGGTGATCGGCTTGCTGGTCGGCGGCATCGTGTTCGGTGGTCTGGCGCTGGCCTACCGAACCCGACCGGTGTTCGTGCCGAGCAACGGCAACGACCCGGTGGCGCGCTACCGCACCGTGGTGATGGCAAGGTTGCCGGTGATTGGCGCGGGCGTCCCGGTGGCGATCGGTTTGCTCGCCGGGATTGTCGCGCAGACCTATTGGGTGCGTATTCAGCTGTTCCTGCACGGCGGCGACTTCGGCGTTCGCGATCCGCAATTCGGTAAAGACCTCGGGTTCTACGCCTTCGAGTTGCCGTTCTACCGGCTGGTGCTCAGCTTCCTGTTCGTTGCACTGTTCCTCGCATTCGTCGCGAACCTGTTGGCGCACTACATCTTCGGCGGCATCCGGCTTTCCGGTCGCACCGGAGCGCTGAGCCGCTCGGCGCGCATCCAGCTTGTCAGCCTGGTCGGAACGCTGGTGCTGCTCAAGGCGGTTGCCTACTGGCTGGACCGCTATGAGCTGCTGTCGCACACTCGCGCCGGTAAGCCGTTCACTGGGGCGGGGTACACCGACATCAACGCGGTGCTGCCCGCCAAACTGATTCTGCTGGCGATCGCGCTGATCTGCGCGATCGCGGTGTTCTCGGCAATTGTGTTGCGAGATCTGCGGATTCCGTCCATTGGACTGGTCCTGCTGCTGCTGTCGTCGATGATCGTCGGCGCCGCCTGGCCGCTGATTGTCGAGCAGATCAGCGTCAAACCCAATGCAGCGCAGAAGGAACGCGAATACATCAGCCGCAGCATCGGCGCGACCCGTCAGGCCTACGGGCTGACCGAAGACGTGGTGACCTACCGCGACTACAGCGGCGACAGCCAGGCCACCGCCGAACAGGTCGCCTCCGACCGCGCCACCACGGCCAACATCCGACTGCTCGACCCTACGATCATCAGCCCGGCCTTCACGCAGTTCCAGCAGGGCAAGAACTTCTACTACTTTCCCGACCAGCTGTCGATCGACCGCTACCGCGATCGCGACGGCACGCTGCGCGACTACGTCGTCGCGGCCCGTGAACTCAACCCGGATCACCTCATCGACAACCAGCGGGACTGGATCAACCGACACACCGTCTTCACACACGGCAACGGCTTCATCGCCTCGCCGGCCAACACCGTGCGCGGTATTGCCAACGACCCCAACCAAAATGGCGGATACCCGGAGTTTCGGGCCAGCGTGGTTGGCGCCAACGGCAGCGTGCTGTCCCCGGGTCCGGCACCGCTGGACCAGCCGCGGGTCTACTACGGACCGGTGATATCGAGCACGCCCGCGGATTACGCGATCGTCGGCAAGAACGGTGTCGACCGGGAATACGACTACGAGACCAACACCGAGACCAAGAACTACACCTACACCGGCAGCGGGGGAGTGCCGCTTGGCGGCTGGTTGTCGCGCAGCGTCTTCGCCGCGAAATTCGCCGAGCGAAACTTCCTGTTCTCCAACGTCATCGGATCCAACAGCAAGATCCTGTTCAACCGTGATCCGGCGCAGCGGGTGGAGGCGGTGGCGCCGTGGTTGACGACAGACAGCGGCGTGTACCCGGCGATCGTCAACAAGCGGCTGGTGTGGATCCTCGACGGTTACACCACGCTGGATAACTATCCCTACTCCGAGCTCACGTCACTGTCGTCGGCCACCGCCGACTCCACCGAAGTGGCGTTCAACCGGTTGGCACCCGACAAGCAGGTGTCTTACATCCGCAACTCGGTGAAGGCCACCGTCGATGCCTACGACGGCACGGTGACGTTGTATCAGCAGGACGAGCGCGACCCGGTGCTCAAAGCGTGGATGAAGGTGTTCCCCGGGACGGTCAAACCGAAGAGCGACATCACGGCCGAATTGTCTGCCCACCTGCGCTATCCCGAAGACCTGTTCAAGGTGCAGCGAATGCTGCTGGCCAAATACCACGTCAACGACCCGGTGACGTTCTTCTCCACGTCCGATTTCTGGGACGTGCCGCTGGACCCGAATCCGACGGCGAGCAGCTATCAGCCGCCGTATTACATCGTCGCGAAAGACATTGCCAAAGGCGACAATTCGGCGTCGTTCCAGCTGACCACTGCGATGAACAGGTTCAAGCGGGACTATCTGGCGGCCTACATCAGCGCCAGTTCCGATCCGGAGAACTACGGCAAGATCACCGTGCTGACCATTCCCGGTCAGGTCAATGGACCCAAGCTGGCCAACAACGCGATCACCACCGACACCGCGGTATCCCAGGACCTCGGTGTGATCGGCCGGGACAACCAGAACCGGATCAAATGGGGCAACCTGCTGACGTTGCCGGTTGCGAAGGGTGGACTGCTGTACGTCGAGCCGGTGTATGCCTCGCCCGGTGCCAGCGACGCCGCGTCGTCATATCCGCGGTTGATCCGGGTGGCGATGATGTACAACGACAAAATCGGCTACGGCCCCACCGTTGGTGACGCGCTGACCGGGCTGTTCGGTCCTGGTGCCGGTGCGACTGCGGCCGGTATCGCGCCCACCGAACCGGCCGCGCCCGCTGGCAGTCCGCCGCCCGAAGGTTCGCCGCCGACACCGCCCCCGGCGGCCGCTGCCATCCCGCCGCCCGGCGGCGCCGTCACGCTCTCACCAGCCAAGGCCGCCGCGCTCAAGGACATCGAGTCGGCGCTGGGCACCGCGCGCGAAGCGCAGAAAAACGGCGACTTCGCCGCATACGGGTCGGCGCTGCAGCGGCTGGACGACGCGATCAACAAGTACAACAACACCAAGTGA
- a CDS encoding MarR family winged helix-turn-helix transcriptional regulator: MTDQKGLTDDELDAYRSFMSMNHVLGRHLARHLKQEFGLSDSDFEILVNLSESPHRRMRAVELTRVTQWDKTRLSHHVSRMEKRGLIRREACEARYPDIVLTDAGWDAIVTAAPANAARVREFFIDVLGPQRLAALRDAAKDVIAAIEEHMNTDCPPETSRS, from the coding sequence ATGACTGATCAGAAGGGGCTCACCGACGATGAGCTCGATGCATACCGCAGCTTCATGAGTATGAACCACGTCCTGGGGCGGCATCTGGCCCGGCACCTCAAGCAGGAGTTCGGGCTCTCTGATTCCGATTTCGAGATTCTGGTCAACTTGTCGGAGTCACCACATCGGCGGATGCGCGCGGTCGAATTGACCCGGGTCACCCAATGGGATAAGACCCGTTTATCGCATCACGTGAGCCGGATGGAGAAACGTGGCCTGATCCGCAGGGAGGCCTGCGAGGCTCGTTATCCCGACATCGTGCTCACCGACGCCGGCTGGGACGCTATTGTGACTGCCGCGCCAGCGAACGCGGCTCGCGTCCGGGAATTTTTCATCGACGTGCTTGGCCCTCAGCGGCTGGCAGCACTACGCGACGCCGCTAAAGATGTGATTGCCGCGATCGAAGAACACATGAATACGGACTGCCCACCTGAAACAAGCCGATCCTGA
- a CDS encoding class I SAM-dependent methyltransferase, with protein MSDRFESAYRGEAPELAGARPPWSIGEPQPELAALVEAGEFHGDVLDVGCGEAAMSLFLAQRGYTTLGLDLSPTAVELARREAAKGGLSNASFEVADITSFTGYDGRFGTIVDSTLFHSIPVEARDAYQQSIVRAAAPGASYFVLVFDKAARPKSPPYAVTADELREVVSPYWVIDDLKPARIHGTLPEKYSLDEISFKHESNGRISIAAWLLSAHLD; from the coding sequence ATGTCCGACCGATTCGAATCGGCCTACCGCGGCGAGGCCCCTGAGTTGGCGGGCGCCCGCCCGCCGTGGAGTATCGGTGAGCCCCAACCTGAACTCGCCGCACTCGTTGAAGCCGGCGAATTCCATGGTGATGTCCTCGATGTGGGCTGCGGGGAAGCCGCCATGTCGCTGTTTCTTGCCCAACGCGGCTACACCACGCTCGGATTGGACCTGTCGCCCACCGCCGTCGAGCTAGCACGGCGTGAGGCCGCCAAGGGGGGCCTGAGCAACGCCAGCTTCGAGGTGGCCGACATCACGTCGTTCACCGGCTACGACGGCCGCTTCGGCACCATCGTCGACAGCACCTTGTTCCACTCGATCCCGGTTGAGGCCCGCGATGCCTACCAGCAATCGATTGTCCGCGCCGCCGCACCCGGCGCGTCCTATTTCGTGCTCGTCTTCGACAAAGCCGCGAGGCCTAAGAGTCCCCCGTATGCGGTGACCGCCGACGAGCTACGCGAAGTGGTCTCGCCATACTGGGTCATCGACGACCTCAAGCCCGCCCGGATACATGGGACGCTCCCCGAAAAGTACAGTCTCGATGAAATATCGTTCAAGCACGAATCCAACGGACGCATCTCCATCGCAGCCTGGCTGCTCTCGGCACATCTGGACTGA
- a CDS encoding class I SAM-dependent methyltransferase, which translates to MSDRFESAYRGEAPELAGARPPWSIGEPQPELAALVEAGEFHGDVLDVGCGEAAMSLFLAQRGYTTLGLDLSPTAVELARREAAKGGLSNASFEVADITSFTGYDGRFGTIVDSTLFHSIPVEARDAYQQSIVRAAAPGASYFVLVFDKAAIPEGPPYAVTADELRGAVAPYWVIDDVKPARLHGKFPPNFAGFAGTAFRNEPDGRHSVAGWLLSAHLD; encoded by the coding sequence ATGTCCGACCGATTCGAATCGGCCTACCGCGGCGAGGCCCCTGAGTTGGCGGGCGCCCGCCCGCCGTGGAGTATCGGTGAGCCCCAACCTGAACTCGCCGCACTCGTTGAAGCCGGCGAATTCCATGGTGATGTCCTCGATGTGGGCTGCGGGGAAGCCGCCATGTCGCTGTTTCTTGCCCAACGCGGCTACACCACGCTCGGATTGGACCTGTCGCCCACCGCCGTCGAGCTAGCACGGCGTGAGGCCGCCAAGGGGGGCCTGAGCAACGCCAGCTTCGAGGTGGCCGACATCACGTCGTTCACCGGCTACGACGGCCGCTTCGGCACCATCGTCGACAGCACCTTGTTCCACTCGATCCCGGTTGAGGCCCGCGATGCCTACCAGCAATCGATTGTCCGCGCCGCCGCACCCGGCGCGTCCTATTTCGTGCTCGTCTTCGACAAAGCCGCGATACCGGAGGGGCCACCTTATGCGGTGACCGCCGACGAGCTACGTGGTGCGGTCGCACCATATTGGGTGATCGACGACGTCAAACCCGCTCGCCTGCATGGCAAGTTCCCCCCGAACTTCGCGGGTTTCGCTGGGACAGCTTTCAGGAACGAGCCTGACGGCCGCCACTCGGTGGCGGGATGGCTGCTCTCGGCGCATCTCGACTGA
- a CDS encoding NmrA/HSCARG family protein — MNENKRIAVVGATGTQGGGLVRAILADAEHEYAARALTRNANSANAQALTTAGAEVVEANLDDEVSMRKAFDGAHGAFVVTAYFAVRSPEDESRRTAAEMELEQAEVAARAAKDAGVAHLVWSTLEDTRTRFANPDEVPTLEGRYKVPHFDAKAEADEIFVRYGVPTTFLRTSFFFENLFMFPGFGPVRAPSGELVLALPMADQPVPGIAVDDIGKSALGIFKRGPELIGKTVSIAGDHLTGDGYAAALTEALGEKVSYRPVSWDEFRTLPFPGAVEMGNMFQYFAEDSERYSRDRDLAVVRELNPELQSFRDWLAVHKDQIPRDSSAIPQVTK, encoded by the coding sequence ATGAATGAAAACAAGCGCATCGCCGTGGTCGGTGCCACCGGAACGCAGGGTGGCGGACTGGTCCGGGCGATCCTCGCCGATGCCGAACACGAATATGCGGCAAGAGCGCTGACCCGCAACGCTAATTCCGCGAACGCTCAGGCACTCACCACGGCCGGCGCCGAGGTGGTCGAAGCCAACCTCGACGACGAGGTCAGCATGCGGAAAGCGTTCGACGGAGCGCACGGCGCCTTCGTAGTGACCGCCTATTTCGCCGTGCGCAGCCCGGAGGACGAAAGCCGGCGCACAGCAGCGGAGATGGAACTCGAGCAGGCGGAGGTAGCCGCGCGGGCGGCTAAAGACGCCGGCGTCGCTCACCTCGTCTGGTCAACGCTGGAGGACACGCGGACGCGTTTCGCTAACCCCGACGAGGTGCCGACTCTGGAGGGACGGTACAAAGTGCCGCATTTCGACGCCAAGGCCGAGGCCGACGAGATATTTGTCCGATACGGCGTGCCCACCACGTTCCTGCGAACCTCGTTCTTCTTCGAGAACTTGTTCATGTTCCCTGGGTTCGGACCCGTGCGCGCCCCCAGCGGTGAGTTGGTGCTCGCGTTGCCCATGGCCGACCAGCCGGTGCCGGGCATCGCCGTGGATGACATCGGCAAGAGCGCGCTGGGCATCTTCAAGCGGGGCCCTGAATTGATCGGAAAGACCGTCAGCATCGCCGGCGATCACCTGACCGGAGACGGATACGCGGCCGCATTGACCGAAGCGCTCGGCGAGAAGGTTTCGTACAGGCCGGTCAGCTGGGATGAGTTCCGGACCCTTCCGTTCCCGGGCGCGGTGGAGATGGGCAACATGTTCCAGTACTTCGCCGAGGACTCCGAGCGGTACAGCAGGGACCGGGATCTAGCCGTGGTGCGCGAGCTCAATCCCGAGCTGCAGTCTTTCCGCGACTGGCTCGCAGTGCACAAGGATCAAATCCCCCGTGACTCGAGCGCGATACCGCAGGTCACCAAGTAA